Proteins encoded within one genomic window of Pedobacter africanus:
- a CDS encoding glycoside hydrolase family 9 protein, translating to MNNIQRFSLGILLSGLLSLSFHPAVDRAGAAEAWIRINQLGYQPRSVKVAVWVTRNGDRLPSGFEIVEKQSGKVVYTTEKISAFGAYGPFKKACRLDFSEFNTPGRYFIRAGGAESPELIIGRDVYAGAADFALRYMRQQRSGYNPYLKDSCHTQDGYTMYGPMPDSTHIDVSGGWHDASDYLQYATTSANATYHLLAAYRDFPEVFADHYLANGLEGGNGRADVLDEADWGLQWLLKMHPRKDWLFNQIADDRDHKGLRLPTKDDVDYGKGRERPVYFANGKPQGLGKYQSRATGTASVAGKFSSAFALGSRLYKGIDKKYARKLEQKSLSAYTFGLKKPGVQQTAPNRAPYFYEEDNWTDDMELAAAELYQGSGSKKYLLQAAGYADKEPVSPWMGADTARHYQWYPFHNFGHYELAKTQHAELSEKAKQHYREGLEKVWEKAKQNAFYRGVPFIWCSNNLTTSFAIQAFLYHKLSGNAEYEELAQANFDWLFGCNPWGTSMVYGLPAWGDTPQDPHSALTHLHQYPLDGGLVDGPVYGSIYRNLIGITLYQPDEYAEFQSPLVVYHDDFGDYSTNEPTMDGTASLIYLLAAYQSRINP from the coding sequence ATGAATAACATACAACGATTTAGTCTCGGTATCCTTTTGAGCGGGTTGCTGTCCCTTTCTTTTCATCCGGCGGTTGATCGGGCCGGAGCCGCTGAGGCCTGGATCAGGATAAATCAGCTGGGCTATCAGCCCCGGTCTGTAAAAGTGGCCGTTTGGGTTACCAGGAATGGAGACAGGCTTCCATCCGGTTTTGAGATTGTGGAAAAACAAAGCGGGAAAGTAGTTTATACCACAGAAAAAATTAGTGCTTTTGGTGCCTATGGTCCTTTTAAAAAGGCCTGCAGGTTAGACTTTAGCGAGTTTAACACTCCGGGCCGGTATTTTATCAGGGCGGGTGGGGCCGAATCGCCGGAGCTGATCATAGGCCGGGATGTTTATGCAGGGGCCGCCGATTTTGCTTTGCGGTACATGCGCCAGCAGCGCAGCGGCTACAATCCCTACCTGAAAGACAGCTGCCATACGCAAGACGGCTACACCATGTACGGACCGATGCCTGACAGTACGCATATAGACGTGAGCGGGGGCTGGCATGATGCCTCCGATTACCTGCAATATGCCACCACCTCTGCAAATGCTACTTATCATTTGCTTGCGGCATACCGGGATTTTCCGGAAGTTTTTGCCGATCATTACCTGGCGAACGGACTTGAGGGTGGGAACGGGAGGGCTGATGTACTGGATGAGGCTGACTGGGGACTGCAATGGCTTTTAAAAATGCATCCACGGAAAGACTGGCTGTTTAACCAGATTGCAGACGACCGGGACCATAAAGGGCTGCGGCTACCTACAAAAGATGATGTCGATTACGGAAAAGGAAGGGAGCGGCCGGTTTATTTTGCCAACGGAAAGCCGCAGGGCCTGGGCAAATACCAGAGCAGGGCAACAGGAACAGCCTCTGTTGCCGGAAAGTTTAGCAGTGCTTTTGCTCTTGGTAGCAGGCTGTATAAAGGCATCGACAAAAAGTACGCCCGGAAACTGGAACAGAAATCCCTATCGGCCTATACCTTTGGTCTGAAGAAACCCGGGGTACAGCAGACCGCCCCAAACCGTGCGCCTTATTTTTATGAAGAAGACAACTGGACAGACGATATGGAACTTGCCGCGGCCGAACTGTATCAGGGGTCGGGCTCCAAAAAGTATTTGCTGCAGGCCGCAGGATATGCGGACAAAGAACCTGTAAGCCCCTGGATGGGTGCAGATACAGCAAGGCATTATCAGTGGTACCCTTTTCACAATTTCGGGCATTACGAGCTCGCCAAAACCCAGCACGCGGAGCTATCGGAAAAAGCAAAGCAGCATTACAGGGAGGGGCTGGAAAAGGTTTGGGAAAAGGCAAAGCAAAATGCTTTTTATCGTGGCGTTCCTTTTATCTGGTGTTCCAATAACCTCACCACATCATTTGCCATACAGGCTTTTTTGTACCATAAGCTTAGCGGAAATGCGGAATACGAAGAGTTGGCGCAGGCAAATTTTGACTGGCTGTTTGGCTGCAACCCCTGGGGAACTTCCATGGTTTATGGCTTGCCGGCCTGGGGAGATACGCCGCAGGACCCGCATTCGGCATTAACGCATCTGCACCAGTACCCCTTAGACGGGGGATTGGTTGACGGACCGGTTTACGGCAGCATTTACAGGAACCTGATTGGCATTACCCTGTACCAGCCCGATGAATATGCCGAATTTCAGTCGCCCCTGGTGGTTTATCATGATGATTTTGGCGATTACAGTACCAATGAGCCTACAATGGACGGCACCGCATCACTGATATACCTGCTGGCGGCCTATCAAAGCCGGATAAACCCATAA
- a CDS encoding TetR/AcrR family transcriptional regulator: MEKTDKKASILEAAEKLFAELGYEATSTRNIAKEAGANMAMINYYFGSKEGVFMEIMSKRIVDFNTQLMSIDQDKLSGMEKLVKVIEGYAARVLCNHSLHKMMHRELSMPHRPEMFFKIKNAMAENLVVIEKIINTGIADGSFRQVDVRMLIATLMGTISNVAVSPSKITYGTTLDINNDEDREIITARLIAHLKDLLITFLTPKKDA; encoded by the coding sequence ATGGAAAAAACAGACAAGAAAGCCAGTATCCTGGAGGCGGCAGAGAAACTCTTCGCCGAACTCGGTTACGAGGCCACTTCTACACGGAACATTGCCAAAGAAGCCGGTGCAAATATGGCCATGATCAATTATTATTTTGGCTCCAAAGAAGGTGTGTTCATGGAAATCATGAGCAAAAGGATCGTCGATTTTAATACTCAGCTGATGAGCATTGACCAGGACAAACTCTCCGGGATGGAGAAACTCGTCAAAGTAATCGAAGGGTATGCCGCAAGGGTACTTTGTAACCATAGCCTGCATAAAATGATGCACAGGGAATTGTCCATGCCCCACCGGCCAGAGATGTTCTTTAAAATAAAGAACGCAATGGCCGAAAACCTGGTGGTCATCGAAAAGATCATCAACACCGGCATTGCCGATGGCAGTTTCAGACAGGTAGATGTAAGGATGCTGATTGCAACCCTAATGGGCACCATCAGCAATGTGGCCGTATCTCCTTCTAAAATTACTTATGGTACTACGCTTGATATCAATAACGACGAAGACCGGGAAATCATCACCGCAAGGCTGATTGCCCATTTAAAAGACCTCCTCATTACGTTTCTAACACCAAAAAAAGATGCATAA
- a CDS encoding TolC family protein, whose protein sequence is MHKSIKLCFLTLMLPGFMYAQDIKKLSLPEAIALGIANSKNLKLSQNKIDQALAQLSMVKDNALPTAKASFLYNHAEIPTNTLSIGGGNPIHLPKRADAFVGTAAVEELVYGGGKLKYAEESTRLLSDVARLDADKNKEEVSYAVINTYYALYKVMQSKSVIAQNLESIAGQLKQSQRFFEQGIVTKNDVLRFQLQQANVSLTGMEAENNRRIINYNLDILLGLDEKTQIEITEPDAAMKPIAPLSDYLQLALAERQELRQLDLQNKVADINIKSVKANTLPTVGVGANLYYINPSGKFIPPADQYIMPVTLGANISWNIGNLWTNKHKISDARIQQKEVGIQKDILSDQVKTEINKNYQNYQLALDKIKVLETSIAQATENDKLLASKYKNNVASAIDRIDAETLLYQAKINLELAKADAGLAYYTLLKSTGKISQ, encoded by the coding sequence ATGCATAAATCAATTAAATTATGTTTTTTGACCTTGATGCTGCCAGGCTTTATGTACGCCCAGGACATCAAAAAGCTGAGCCTGCCTGAAGCCATTGCGCTGGGCATAGCCAACAGCAAAAACTTAAAGCTTTCACAAAATAAAATAGACCAGGCTCTTGCACAGCTAAGTATGGTTAAAGATAATGCTTTGCCCACAGCAAAAGCATCTTTCCTGTACAACCATGCAGAAATCCCAACCAACACACTGAGCATTGGCGGCGGCAACCCCATCCACCTGCCTAAACGGGCAGATGCTTTTGTAGGCACCGCAGCCGTAGAAGAACTGGTTTACGGAGGCGGAAAATTAAAGTATGCCGAAGAATCTACACGTCTGCTAAGCGATGTGGCCCGCCTGGATGCCGACAAGAACAAAGAGGAAGTAAGCTATGCGGTAATCAATACCTATTACGCCCTCTATAAAGTGATGCAAAGCAAAAGCGTAATTGCCCAGAACCTGGAGTCTATTGCCGGCCAGCTCAAACAGTCCCAGCGTTTCTTTGAACAGGGCATCGTCACCAAAAATGATGTCCTGAGGTTCCAGTTGCAGCAGGCCAATGTTTCCCTTACCGGCATGGAGGCTGAAAACAACAGGAGGATCATCAACTATAACCTGGATATCCTGCTGGGCCTTGACGAAAAAACGCAGATCGAGATTACCGAACCGGATGCTGCAATGAAGCCTATTGCCCCTTTGAGCGACTACCTGCAGCTGGCACTGGCCGAAAGGCAGGAACTGCGTCAGCTGGATCTTCAGAACAAGGTGGCAGACATCAACATCAAATCGGTTAAGGCCAATACCCTGCCAACTGTAGGTGTAGGCGCCAACCTATACTACATCAACCCGAGCGGCAAGTTTATCCCGCCTGCCGACCAGTACATCATGCCGGTAACCCTTGGGGCCAATATTTCCTGGAACATCGGCAATTTGTGGACCAACAAACACAAAATAAGTGATGCCCGCATACAGCAAAAAGAAGTCGGCATCCAAAAAGATATCCTTTCCGATCAGGTGAAAACCGAGATCAATAAGAATTACCAGAACTACCAGCTGGCGCTCGATAAGATTAAGGTATTGGAAACCTCGATTGCCCAGGCAACAGAGAACGACAAGCTCCTGGCTTCAAAATACAAAAACAATGTGGCTTCGGCAATAGACAGAATAGACGCCGAAACCCTGCTTTACCAGGCCAAAATTAACCTGGAGCTGGCCAAGGCGGATGCAGGACTGGCCTATTATACCTTACTGAAATCTACCGGAAAAATTTCTCAATAA
- a CDS encoding HlyD family secretion protein: MTTEKKKKNKVIPIILGVLILLGAIFGTKEYIYYSKHVDTDDAQVDGDISPVVARVGGYVQEIKFEENTRVQEGDVLVKLDDSDYKVKLEQALAGQKGASAGVGVSQSQIAATAANTSTAKANIEAAKVKLTLAQKDYERYANLVKDGSVTQQAFDQAKAQKESAQAAFNAATDQYNAAVKQVGTTQSQLTVSNTGVTQRQADVDFARLQLSYTEIKAPATGIVSKKNVQKGQLVQAGQSLFSIVNDNSIYITANFKETQLEDIKTGLKVKIDVDAYPNEEVTGEVYNFAPITGAKGSLLPPDNATGNFVKVVQRVPVKIKITKASAAVLAKLRPGMSVKVSVSIKD; this comes from the coding sequence ATGACAACTGAAAAGAAAAAAAAGAATAAAGTTATACCCATTATACTGGGCGTATTGATCCTGTTAGGCGCCATATTCGGCACTAAAGAGTACATCTATTACAGCAAACACGTAGACACCGATGATGCACAGGTTGATGGCGACATCAGCCCTGTTGTTGCCCGTGTAGGCGGATATGTACAGGAAATTAAATTTGAAGAGAACACCCGCGTGCAGGAAGGTGATGTGCTGGTGAAGCTGGACGACAGCGACTATAAAGTTAAGCTGGAACAGGCATTGGCCGGTCAGAAAGGTGCAAGTGCAGGTGTTGGGGTTTCCCAATCCCAGATCGCGGCCACAGCGGCCAATACCAGTACTGCTAAAGCCAATATAGAAGCAGCAAAAGTAAAACTGACCCTGGCGCAAAAAGATTATGAGCGTTATGCCAACCTGGTTAAAGACGGCTCTGTAACCCAGCAGGCTTTCGATCAGGCCAAAGCCCAGAAAGAATCTGCACAGGCTGCATTCAACGCCGCTACAGATCAGTACAATGCCGCGGTAAAACAGGTAGGTACTACCCAGTCGCAATTGACGGTAAGCAATACCGGGGTAACCCAGCGCCAGGCCGATGTAGACTTTGCACGCCTGCAATTGTCTTATACCGAAATCAAGGCCCCGGCTACAGGAATTGTCTCTAAAAAGAATGTGCAGAAAGGCCAACTGGTACAAGCCGGACAATCGCTCTTCTCCATCGTAAATGACAACAGCATTTACATTACAGCAAACTTTAAGGAAACCCAGCTGGAAGACATCAAAACCGGCTTAAAAGTAAAAATTGATGTAGATGCCTATCCCAATGAAGAGGTAACCGGAGAGGTTTACAATTTCGCCCCGATTACCGGGGCAAAAGGCTCCCTGCTGCCGCCAGACAATGCAACAGGGAACTTTGTAAAAGTAGTACAACGTGTGCCTGTAAAAATAAAGATCACCAAAGCCTCAGCCGCTGTTCTTGCCAAACTCCGCCCGGGAATGAGTGTAAAAGTTTCAGTTTCTATAAAAGACTAA
- a CDS encoding DHA2 family efflux MFS transporter permease subunit, whose product MAEKGLKKWIITFTVITASLLELIDTTIVNVAIPQIQGNLGATLEDVAWLSTGYAVANVIVLPMSGWLGSRFGRKNYFLFSIVLFTIASFLCGNATNLEELIAFRILQGLAGGGLISTAQAILIETWPREDVGIATALFGLGAVVGPTVGPTIGGYLLEISTWPLIFYVNIPVGILAAYCTYMFVRETPKDGKGMPVDWWGILLLAIAVGSLQTVLEKGESEDWFATPYITALAVTSVLGLLLFIWRELSTDHPIVNFKIMRHRSFSVGMFTSFILGFGLYGSVFVFPVFCQNLLGFSPLQTGELLFPGGLCTIVMMPFIGIMLKKNIPAQFMATIGMFLFFVFCYMLSKSTLQSGTNDFFLPLMIRGVGMALLFVPLTTLAIQDLKGPEIGQGSGLNNMMRQLGGSFGIAALTTLIHVRQGFHRSNLLVNINEYNPAFTERFNAFIKSFMAKGYSYLDAKMLAAKAIEGTVTKQSLLLTYSDAYWVAGLILLCSIPLLYLQKFKKNVAVPADLH is encoded by the coding sequence ATGGCCGAAAAAGGTTTAAAAAAGTGGATCATCACCTTTACAGTGATCACAGCCTCCCTGCTGGAGCTGATTGATACGACTATTGTAAACGTAGCCATACCACAGATACAGGGTAACCTGGGTGCAACACTGGAAGATGTGGCCTGGTTATCTACAGGCTATGCCGTTGCCAATGTAATCGTCCTTCCCATGTCAGGCTGGCTGGGCAGCCGCTTCGGACGGAAAAATTACTTCCTCTTTTCCATCGTCCTGTTTACCATCGCGTCCTTCCTCTGCGGAAATGCGACCAATCTGGAAGAGCTCATTGCCTTCCGTATTTTACAGGGTCTTGCAGGCGGGGGCTTGATCTCTACTGCCCAGGCCATCCTGATCGAAACCTGGCCCCGGGAAGATGTGGGCATCGCCACGGCTTTGTTCGGACTTGGCGCTGTAGTAGGCCCAACCGTAGGCCCCACAATAGGCGGCTACCTTCTCGAAATCAGCACCTGGCCGCTCATATTTTATGTGAATATACCCGTCGGCATCCTTGCTGCCTACTGTACCTATATGTTTGTCCGCGAAACCCCTAAAGACGGAAAAGGCATGCCGGTCGACTGGTGGGGGATTCTTCTGCTGGCTATCGCCGTAGGCAGTTTACAGACCGTACTGGAGAAAGGCGAAAGCGAAGACTGGTTTGCCACACCATACATTACCGCATTGGCTGTCACGTCGGTACTTGGCCTGCTCCTGTTCATCTGGCGTGAGCTGAGCACAGACCATCCGATTGTCAACTTTAAGATCATGCGGCACCGCAGCTTTTCTGTGGGGATGTTCACTTCCTTTATCCTCGGTTTTGGCTTGTATGGCTCCGTATTCGTGTTTCCGGTATTCTGCCAGAACCTGCTGGGCTTCTCTCCGCTGCAAACCGGAGAACTCCTGTTCCCCGGAGGCCTCTGTACCATCGTTATGATGCCTTTTATTGGCATCATGCTGAAGAAAAACATCCCGGCACAGTTCATGGCCACCATCGGAATGTTCCTGTTCTTCGTGTTCTGCTACATGCTCAGTAAGTCTACCCTGCAATCGGGCACCAACGACTTTTTCCTGCCGCTGATGATCAGGGGTGTGGGCATGGCGCTGCTGTTCGTACCTTTAACCACCTTAGCCATCCAGGACCTGAAAGGCCCGGAAATAGGCCAGGGATCGGGCCTCAACAACATGATGAGGCAGCTGGGCGGATCTTTCGGGATTGCCGCATTAACTACACTGATCCATGTGCGCCAGGGCTTCCATCGCAGCAACCTGCTGGTCAACATCAATGAATACAATCCTGCATTTACCGAAAGGTTCAATGCTTTTATCAAGAGTTTTATGGCCAAGGGCTATTCCTACCTGGATGCCAAAATGCTGGCTGCAAAAGCCATAGAGGGTACAGTAACCAAGCAATCGCTACTGCTCACCTACAGCGACGCCTATTGGGTGGCCGGACTGATCCTGCTCTGCTCAATCCCCTTGTTGTACCTGCAAAAGTTTAAAAAGAACGTTGCCGTTCCTGCAGATCTGCATTGA
- a CDS encoding phosphoenolpyruvate carboxylase, which translates to MMQKLRAKGQRESTFNNEVVSRFELYNSLFLTLPFYKIKDTGTLLPLFIKYCEDGVNNHETPAAIIDAFFKKYTQTQASKDIIDLLFRFIQYIERQVVLFDAVEDASFNKLNASDEHNALLSYLKKGIDNKALNDKIEKLIDEFSLRLVLTAHPTQFYPGSVLSIITDLTTAIKTNDISSINLLLQQLGKTPFFNKKSPTPVDEALSLAWYLENVFYFAAANIQSEVDKSLNDYNLESKKIIELGFWPGGDRDGNPNVHADSTIQVSKMLRQILFRCYYRDFRNLKRRITFRGVEEPIAIVQDVLYKNAFDPNIEMENISSFLIENLNRIRTTLMDDHDGLFADLASDLIRKVELYGCHFASLDIRQDSRVLRNVHAFCRQSKPIISLFPENYDSLSEAEKIKALSFKSAKLNYTENADSLVKDTLQTIAEIKQIQESNGELACHRFIISNCQQASDILQLMELFLWNGWEESNLPIDFVPLFETVHDLADAAEIMETLYAHPFYKAHLKRRGNKQHIMLGFSDSTKDGGYLMANWSIFNAKVSLTETANKHNIQLAFFDGRGGPPSRGGGKTHRFYASMGKEIANKNIQLTIQGQTISSQYGSIDSAEFNIEQLINAGMSAGIKETHNILLDPLHKDLLDVMAKESYDSFVALRQHPLFLSYLEKFSPLTLLSKITISSRPVKRNAGGALKLEDLRAISFVTAWSQLKQNIPGFYGMGTALKNQEKLGNWDKVVKTYQESGYFKTIIDNCMMSMSKSDFSITAHFANDKEYGAFWKTLHDEFELSKSMLLKLSGHSTLMENYPVEKSSIAVREKIVLPLVLIQHFALEQLQTALSEEEQQSYEKLAIRTVYGIVNAGRNLA; encoded by the coding sequence ATGATGCAGAAACTACGCGCAAAAGGGCAGAGGGAATCTACGTTTAACAACGAAGTTGTATCCCGGTTCGAACTCTACAACAGCCTTTTTCTTACCCTTCCGTTCTACAAAATTAAAGACACAGGTACTTTGCTGCCCCTTTTTATCAAATACTGCGAGGATGGCGTAAACAACCATGAAACCCCGGCAGCTATTATCGATGCTTTTTTTAAGAAGTACACCCAAACCCAGGCCAGCAAGGATATTATCGACCTGCTGTTCCGTTTTATCCAGTACATAGAACGCCAGGTGGTATTGTTCGATGCCGTAGAAGATGCTTCTTTCAATAAGCTGAATGCTTCTGATGAACACAATGCCTTGCTGTCTTACCTCAAAAAAGGAATAGACAACAAAGCGCTGAACGACAAGATCGAAAAACTCATCGATGAGTTTTCCCTGCGCCTGGTGTTAACGGCACATCCTACCCAGTTTTACCCGGGTAGCGTGCTTTCCATCATTACCGACCTGACCACAGCCATTAAGACCAACGATATATCCAGCATTAACCTGCTGCTCCAGCAGCTAGGCAAAACCCCTTTCTTCAATAAAAAATCGCCAACCCCGGTTGACGAAGCGCTGAGCCTGGCCTGGTACCTGGAAAATGTATTTTACTTTGCCGCCGCCAATATCCAATCGGAAGTAGACAAAAGCCTGAACGACTACAACCTGGAATCCAAAAAGATCATAGAACTGGGCTTCTGGCCCGGGGGCGACAGGGACGGTAATCCTAACGTTCATGCCGATTCCACCATACAGGTATCCAAAATGCTCCGGCAGATCCTCTTCCGCTGCTATTACCGCGACTTCAGGAACCTGAAACGCAGGATTACTTTCAGGGGCGTGGAAGAGCCTATTGCTATTGTACAGGATGTGCTGTACAAAAACGCATTCGACCCCAATATCGAAATGGAAAACATTTCCAGCTTCCTGATCGAGAACCTGAACAGGATCAGGACCACGCTGATGGACGATCATGACGGCCTGTTTGCAGACCTGGCATCCGACCTGATCCGAAAAGTAGAGCTTTATGGCTGCCACTTCGCCTCTCTCGACATCCGTCAGGATAGCCGGGTGTTGAGGAATGTACATGCCTTCTGCCGTCAGAGCAAACCCATCATCTCCCTCTTCCCTGAAAATTACGACAGCCTCAGCGAAGCAGAAAAGATCAAAGCACTTTCCTTCAAAAGCGCTAAACTCAACTATACTGAAAATGCAGATTCCCTGGTTAAAGACACCCTGCAAACCATTGCCGAGATCAAACAGATTCAGGAGAGCAATGGTGAACTGGCCTGTCACCGTTTCATCATCAGCAATTGCCAGCAGGCCAGTGACATCCTGCAGTTGATGGAGCTTTTCCTCTGGAATGGCTGGGAAGAAAGCAACCTGCCGATAGATTTCGTTCCCTTGTTTGAAACCGTGCATGACCTTGCTGATGCCGCTGAAATTATGGAAACCCTGTATGCCCACCCTTTTTACAAGGCCCACCTCAAAAGAAGGGGCAACAAACAGCACATCATGCTGGGCTTCTCCGACAGTACCAAGGATGGCGGCTATTTGATGGCCAACTGGTCTATCTTCAATGCCAAGGTATCCCTGACTGAAACCGCAAACAAACACAACATACAGTTGGCCTTTTTCGACGGCCGTGGTGGCCCCCCTTCCAGAGGCGGCGGTAAAACACATCGTTTCTATGCCTCTATGGGTAAAGAAATTGCCAATAAAAATATCCAGCTTACCATACAAGGACAAACCATCAGCTCCCAGTATGGCTCTATTGACAGTGCCGAATTCAACATCGAGCAGCTGATCAATGCGGGCATGTCGGCCGGAATTAAAGAAACACACAACATCCTGCTCGACCCGCTGCACAAAGACCTGCTGGATGTGATGGCTAAAGAAAGCTACGATTCTTTTGTCGCCCTGCGCCAGCACCCCTTATTTTTAAGCTACCTGGAGAAATTCTCACCGCTCACGCTTCTGTCCAAGATCACCATCAGCAGCAGGCCGGTAAAACGCAATGCCGGAGGTGCACTAAAACTGGAGGACCTGCGGGCCATCAGCTTTGTAACCGCATGGAGCCAGCTGAAACAGAACATTCCGGGCTTTTATGGCATGGGCACAGCCCTGAAAAACCAGGAAAAGCTGGGCAACTGGGACAAAGTGGTCAAAACCTATCAGGAGTCGGGTTATTTCAAAACCATTATCGACAACTGCATGATGTCTATGAGCAAATCTGATTTCTCCATTACCGCACACTTTGCCAACGACAAAGAATATGGCGCATTCTGGAAAACGCTGCACGACGAATTTGAGCTCTCTAAAAGCATGCTGCTAAAGCTTTCGGGCCACAGCACCCTGATGGAGAATTACCCGGTAGAGAAGAGCTCTATTGCCGTGAGAGAGAAAATTGTACTGCCGCTGGTACTTATCCAGCATTTTGCCCTGGAGCAGCTGCAAACAGCACTCAGCGAGGAGGAACAGCAATCTTACGAGAAACTGGCCATCAGAACGGTATATGGCATCGTCAATGCCGGCCGTAACCTGGCTTAA
- a CDS encoding DUF6952 family protein has translation MKIPVIRQLFQNSTPEELEATLGVLEAFCEFRGVSEEEIDVAGEMITNICGALEVHESVKSGVAERDALNAFGQKVMGAIDR, from the coding sequence ATGAAGATTCCGGTAATAAGACAACTGTTCCAGAACAGCACACCAGAAGAACTTGAGGCAACCCTTGGTGTTTTAGAGGCTTTTTGTGAGTTCAGAGGGGTAAGTGAAGAAGAAATAGATGTGGCAGGGGAAATGATCACCAACATCTGCGGCGCGCTTGAAGTACATGAAAGCGTAAAGTCGGGCGTAGCGGAAAGAGATGCACTGAATGCGTTCGGACAGAAAGTAATGGGCGCTATTGACAGGTAA
- a CDS encoding thioredoxin family protein → MFLELTEDNLQQYVADNNKVMVQYAASWCGNCRIMKPKFKKLAAENEDVAFLIVDAEKLPGSRKLANVDNLPTFAAFEGGALVDQVQTNKAEVLGELFNKIK, encoded by the coding sequence ATGTTTTTAGAATTAACAGAAGATAATCTTCAACAATATGTTGCAGACAACAACAAGGTAATGGTTCAATATGCCGCATCCTGGTGCGGAAACTGCCGGATCATGAAGCCGAAGTTTAAAAAGCTGGCAGCGGAAAATGAAGATGTTGCTTTCCTTATTGTTGATGCTGAAAAACTTCCGGGCTCGCGAAAACTGGCTAACGTTGATAATTTGCCGACTTTTGCTGCCTTTGAAGGCGGGGCACTGGTTGATCAGGTTCAAACCAATAAGGCTGAAGTATTGGGCGAATTATTTAATAAGATAAAGTAA
- a CDS encoding peroxiredoxin, which yields MAIVGKKFPSVSIDAMSEMGDDLKINVFEEAVSKQSKVLLFWYPKDFTFVCPTELHAFQAALPDFEKRNTIVIGASCDTNEVHFAWLNTAKDNGGIEGVTYPILADTHRHLANILGIVDQDVAYDEEGNESFSGSNVTFRATYLIDETGKVFHESVNDMPVGRNVKEYLRLIDAYAHVQKHGEVCPANWEEGKSAMNANRTGVAEYLSAN from the coding sequence ATGGCAATAGTAGGTAAAAAATTCCCTAGTGTAAGTATTGATGCAATGTCCGAAATGGGCGATGATCTGAAGATCAATGTATTTGAAGAAGCAGTAAGCAAACAAAGCAAAGTTTTATTATTCTGGTACCCAAAAGATTTCACTTTTGTATGCCCAACAGAACTACATGCCTTCCAGGCTGCCCTGCCTGATTTTGAAAAAAGGAACACCATCGTAATCGGTGCTTCATGCGATACCAATGAGGTGCATTTTGCGTGGTTGAATACGGCAAAAGACAATGGCGGTATTGAAGGTGTAACTTATCCGATCCTGGCAGATACACACAGACACCTGGCCAATATTTTAGGTATTGTTGATCAGGATGTTGCTTATGATGAAGAAGGAAACGAGTCTTTCTCTGGCTCAAACGTAACTTTCAGGGCAACTTATTTAATTGACGAAACCGGTAAGGTTTTCCACGAAAGTGTAAACGATATGCCTGTAGGCAGAAACGTAAAAGAATACCTGCGTTTAATTGATGCTTATGCCCACGTACAAAAGCATGGCGAAGTTTGCCCTGCAAACTGGGAAGAAGGAAAATCGGCAATGAACGCCAACAGGACTGGTGTTGCTGAATATTTAAGCGCTAACTAA